The following proteins are encoded in a genomic region of Kosakonia oryzae:
- the thiM gene encoding hydroxyethylthiazole kinase encodes MQPDLLDRAQTAHALQQFRRHSPLVHCMTNDVVQTFTANVLLALGASPAMVIDRDEAQQFSAIADALLINVGTLTRERADAMLAAAESANAAAKPWTLDPVAVGALTFRTQFCQQLLALHPAAIRGNASEILALAGVSAGGRGVDTTDTASNALPAAQALARKTGAVVAVTGEVDYVTDGHRTLMVPGGDALMTRVVGTGCALSAVVAASCALQGERLVNVAAACAWFGLAGSLAVANSNGPGSFTPAFLDALYTLGGEGAL; translated from the coding sequence ATGCAACCTGACCTGCTCGATCGTGCGCAAACCGCACATGCCTTACAGCAATTCCGCCGCCATTCCCCGCTTGTTCACTGTATGACCAACGATGTTGTACAAACCTTTACCGCCAATGTGCTGCTGGCGCTTGGCGCGTCACCGGCCATGGTGATTGATCGCGACGAGGCGCAGCAATTCAGCGCGATTGCTGATGCGCTGTTGATTAACGTTGGTACCTTAACCCGCGAGCGGGCTGACGCGATGCTGGCGGCTGCCGAAAGCGCAAATGCGGCAGCTAAACCCTGGACGCTCGATCCCGTTGCCGTCGGGGCACTCACCTTCCGTACGCAATTTTGTCAGCAACTGCTTGCCCTGCATCCGGCGGCGATCCGTGGCAATGCCTCTGAAATTCTGGCACTTGCGGGAGTGAGCGCAGGTGGGCGTGGCGTCGATACCACCGATACCGCCAGCAATGCGTTGCCCGCAGCGCAAGCGCTGGCGCGGAAAACCGGCGCGGTGGTGGCCGTTACCGGCGAAGTGGACTATGTCACTGATGGTCATCGCACGCTGATGGTCCCGGGCGGTGATGCACTGATGACGCGGGTTGTCGGCACCGGTTGCGCGTTATCCGCCGTGGTCGCCGCCAGTTGTGCGCTGCAAGGCGAACGCCTGGTGAATGTGGCCGCCGCCTGCGCCTGGTTCGGTCTGGCGGGCAGCCTGGCGGTCGCGAACAGTAACGGGCCGGGCAGTTTTACACCCGCATTTCTCGACGCGCTCTACACACTTGGTGGGGAGGGCGCGTTATGA
- a CDS encoding class I SAM-dependent methyltransferase, translated as MNNVEQFILAEADYFHPMLERAQQSTLEQRESWRRETIRERQERMSLEVFDLLQGTVKYGPFKGLHLDRDTWWGKLDLGSQCLGLYEKEILNLIEATEAGRFSTFIDIGAADGYYAIGMLVSGKIGKTICFEQTEKGRAVIAENWKKNHSVGELTILGEANAASFASLRAQDLENALVLVDIEGFEFELLTDEVLNLLKSCTVIIEIHHWMDDFLAKYNAFLRNAAHYFDIETVQRVERETSNLPELRDFTDDNRLLLTSERRPGMMRFLKLTPKAQ; from the coding sequence ATGAACAACGTAGAACAATTTATTTTAGCGGAAGCAGATTACTTCCATCCGATGCTGGAACGCGCGCAGCAGTCCACGCTGGAGCAGAGAGAAAGCTGGCGTCGCGAAACCATTCGTGAGCGTCAGGAACGTATGTCATTAGAAGTCTTCGATCTGTTGCAGGGTACTGTGAAATATGGCCCGTTCAAAGGATTACATCTCGATCGCGACACCTGGTGGGGAAAACTCGATCTCGGCTCCCAGTGCCTGGGGCTGTACGAAAAAGAGATCCTGAATCTGATTGAGGCGACAGAAGCTGGCCGCTTCTCAACCTTTATCGACATTGGTGCTGCGGATGGCTACTACGCCATCGGTATGCTGGTTTCCGGCAAAATTGGCAAGACCATCTGCTTTGAGCAAACGGAAAAAGGCCGCGCCGTCATTGCGGAAAACTGGAAAAAGAACCACTCGGTCGGCGAGCTGACCATCCTCGGCGAAGCTAATGCCGCCAGTTTTGCCAGCCTGCGCGCGCAGGATCTGGAGAACGCGCTGGTGCTGGTTGACATCGAAGGCTTCGAGTTTGAGCTACTGACCGATGAGGTATTAAACCTGCTGAAGTCCTGCACGGTGATCATTGAAATTCACCACTGGATGGACGATTTCCTTGCCAAATACAATGCCTTTCTGCGCAACGCCGCGCACTATTTCGACATTGAAACCGTGCAACGCGTTGAACGCGAAACCAGTAACCTGCCTGAACTGCGCGACTTTACCGATGACAACCGCCTGCTGCTCACCTCTGAACGCCGCCCTGGCATGATGCGTTTTCTGAAACTGACGCCAAAAGCGCAGTAA
- the thiD gene encoding bifunctional hydroxymethylpyrimidine kinase/phosphomethylpyrimidine kinase translates to MKRINALTIAGTDPSGGAGIQADLKTFSALGAYGCSVITALVAQNTRGVQSVYRIEPDFVAAQLDSVLSDVRIDTSKIGMLAETDIVEAVAERLRRYQVRNVVLDTVMLAKSGDPLLSPSAVSALRQHLLPQVSLITPNLPEAAALLDAPHARNEQEMHAQGEALLALGCEAVLMKGGHLDDAESPDWLFTREGALRFTAPRVATKNTHGTGCTLSAALAALRPRHNDWASTVAEAKQWLTAALAQADSLEVGSGNGPVHHFHQWW, encoded by the coding sequence ATGAAGAGAATCAACGCGTTGACCATCGCCGGTACCGATCCCAGCGGCGGCGCGGGAATTCAGGCCGATTTAAAAACCTTCTCGGCGCTCGGTGCTTACGGCTGCTCGGTGATCACCGCGCTGGTGGCGCAAAACACGCGCGGCGTGCAGTCGGTGTACCGTATCGAACCGGATTTTGTCGCCGCGCAGCTCGACTCGGTGCTCAGCGATGTGCGTATTGATACCAGCAAAATTGGCATGCTGGCGGAAACCGATATTGTCGAAGCGGTAGCGGAGCGCCTGCGTCGCTATCAGGTGCGCAATGTGGTGCTGGATACGGTAATGCTCGCCAAGAGCGGCGACCCGCTGCTGTCGCCCTCTGCTGTGTCGGCGCTGCGTCAGCATTTACTGCCGCAGGTTTCACTTATTACGCCCAATCTGCCGGAGGCTGCGGCGCTGCTTGACGCGCCACATGCCCGCAACGAGCAGGAGATGCATGCGCAGGGCGAAGCGCTGCTGGCGCTCGGCTGCGAGGCGGTGCTGATGAAAGGCGGACATCTGGATGACGCCGAAAGTCCGGACTGGCTCTTCACTCGTGAAGGCGCGCTACGCTTTACTGCGCCGCGCGTGGCGACGAAAAATACCCACGGCACAGGCTGCACGCTCTCCGCCGCGCTAGCCGCGCTGCGCCCGCGTCATAACGACTGGGCCTCGACGGTTGCGGAAGCCAAACAGTGGCTGACGGCCGCGCTGGCGCAGGCGGATTCGCTGGAAGTCGGTAGCGGAAACGGGCCGGTACACCATTTCCATCAGTGGTGGTAA
- the fbaB gene encoding class I fructose-bisphosphate aldolase — MTDIVQLLGKDADSLLQHRCITIPADQLYLPGGDYVDRVMVDNNRPPAVLRNMQTLYNHGRLAGTGYLSILPVDQGIEHSAGASFAANPLYFDPKNIVELAIEAGCNCVASTYGVLASVSRRYAHRIPFLVKLNHNETLSYPTEYDQTLYASVEQAFNMGAVAVGATIYFGSLESRRQIEEISAAFERAHELGLVTVLWAYLRNSAFKKDGVDYHVSADLTGQANHIAATIGADIVKQKMAENNGGYKAVNFGYTDERVYSKLTSDNPIDLVRYQLANCYMGRAGLINSGGAAGGDTDLADAVRTAVINKRAGGMGLILGRKAFKKTMADGVKLINAVQDVYLDQKVTIA, encoded by the coding sequence ATGACTGATATTGTGCAGTTACTCGGCAAAGACGCCGACAGCCTTCTGCAACACCGCTGTATTACCATCCCCGCTGACCAACTCTATCTGCCGGGCGGCGATTATGTGGATCGCGTGATGGTCGATAACAACCGTCCGCCTGCGGTGCTGCGTAATATGCAGACGCTGTATAATCACGGGCGGCTGGCGGGCACCGGGTATCTGTCTATTTTGCCGGTTGACCAGGGGATTGAGCACTCGGCGGGCGCATCCTTTGCAGCGAATCCGCTCTATTTCGATCCGAAGAATATTGTGGAGCTGGCGATTGAAGCCGGGTGTAACTGCGTCGCCTCCACCTATGGCGTGCTGGCTTCGGTTTCCCGCCGCTACGCGCACCGCATTCCCTTCCTCGTCAAACTCAACCACAACGAAACTCTCAGCTACCCGACGGAGTATGACCAGACGCTGTATGCCAGCGTTGAGCAGGCATTCAATATGGGTGCAGTAGCCGTTGGCGCAACCATCTATTTTGGATCGCTGGAATCCCGTCGCCAGATTGAAGAGATCTCTGCCGCCTTCGAACGCGCTCATGAACTGGGGCTGGTGACTGTGCTGTGGGCCTACCTGCGCAACTCTGCCTTCAAGAAAGATGGCGTGGATTACCATGTTTCAGCAGATTTGACCGGCCAGGCGAACCACATTGCCGCCACTATCGGCGCGGACATCGTGAAGCAGAAAATGGCGGAAAATAATGGCGGCTATAAGGCGGTCAATTTTGGTTATACCGATGAACGTGTCTACAGCAAACTGACCAGTGATAACCCGATCGATCTGGTGCGTTACCAACTGGCGAACTGCTATATGGGGCGTGCGGGGCTGATCAACTCCGGCGGTGCTGCCGGGGGTGATACCGATCTGGCCGATGCGGTCCGTACGGCGGTTATCAATAAACGCGCAGGTGGCATGGGGCTGATCCTTGGTCGTAAAGCGTTCAAGAAAACCATGGCCGACGGCGTGAAACTGATTAACGCCGTGCAGGATGTTTATCTCGATCAGAAAGTGACCATCGCATAA
- a CDS encoding glucose PTS transporter subunit EIIB produces MVSLKSFLHYFSEPKNTAAVPISDAELQLIQRLAQAFGGVENIENVDACLTRLRVTVKDLSIVDSQALQNEGALGVIILGQQVHAIFGKQSDALRKLLDEHFSSRA; encoded by the coding sequence ATGGTGAGTCTTAAATCCTTCCTGCACTACTTCTCTGAACCGAAAAATACCGCGGCAGTGCCCATCAGCGATGCCGAGCTACAACTGATCCAGCGGCTGGCGCAGGCATTTGGCGGTGTGGAGAACATTGAAAATGTTGATGCCTGTCTGACCCGTTTGCGTGTGACGGTGAAAGATCTGTCGATTGTGGATTCGCAGGCGCTGCAAAATGAAGGCGCGTTGGGGGTGATTATTCTCGGTCAGCAGGTGCATGCCATATTTGGTAAACAGTCGGATGCGCTGCGTAAATTACTCGATGAACATTTCTCTTCTCGCGCATAA
- a CDS encoding methyl-accepting chemotaxis protein, producing MSLRRFSFLIFSLLLCIFLISSISNLWSLTRSNQSLDSVNKEIRVVLSVIDPINHSRTLRVRLMEAMINASLGDSEKARASLEKAQEVMQKASAAFDAYQAASHIAGEEQFSTPYNNAWHIYVNDGLKPLMDAANRNDSARFNQLVSDTIPVLDRQFEITLDNLLAFREKNAQRLNNDAQSRFTNSVVTIVVFALLFTLIIIAMFVLIRRRVLSPLDAARLHCQQMAAGELHSPVISRSKDEIGTLLSSLEQMRLSLVDIIAQVRHSSESVAHAAEEIAAGNMDLSARTESQAASLGETAASMEQLTSTVKHTSENTHQANQLASNMRNSAQEGNTIVEEAVLSMKEIESSSGKIDTIIGLIEDIAFQTNILALNAAVEAARAGEQGRGFAVVASEVRNLAQRSSVAAKEIKELIEQSGNQVQLGSERVERAGESMKRIIASVKQVSELMSEIDLSTNEQSRGIEQINIAVAQMDSVTQQNAALVEEASAAAHSLKEQSQLLKQAVAVFKLN from the coding sequence ATGTCATTACGACGGTTTTCTTTTCTTATTTTCAGTCTTTTACTCTGCATCTTCCTCATTAGTTCTATCTCTAACCTTTGGTCACTTACGCGCAGCAACCAGTCACTGGACAGTGTGAACAAAGAAATTCGCGTGGTGTTATCCGTGATCGATCCGATCAACCACAGCCGTACATTGCGGGTCAGGCTGATGGAAGCGATGATTAACGCCAGCCTTGGCGACAGCGAGAAAGCCCGGGCATCGCTTGAGAAAGCGCAAGAAGTGATGCAGAAAGCGTCTGCCGCTTTTGACGCCTACCAGGCCGCTTCACATATTGCCGGTGAAGAGCAGTTTTCCACTCCCTATAACAATGCCTGGCATATTTATGTCAATGATGGTCTGAAACCGTTGATGGATGCCGCGAACCGTAATGACAGCGCGCGCTTTAATCAACTGGTCAGCGATACGATCCCGGTACTCGATCGTCAGTTCGAAATCACGCTGGATAATTTGCTGGCGTTTCGCGAGAAAAACGCGCAGCGCCTTAACAATGACGCGCAGAGCCGCTTTACCAACAGTGTGGTCACTATCGTTGTCTTCGCGCTGCTGTTTACGCTGATTATCATCGCCATGTTTGTCCTGATACGGCGTCGCGTCCTTTCTCCTCTTGACGCTGCGCGGCTTCACTGTCAGCAGATGGCTGCCGGAGAACTGCATAGCCCGGTGATATCGCGCTCGAAAGACGAAATCGGGACGCTGCTCAGCTCGCTGGAGCAGATGCGCCTTTCTCTGGTGGATATCATTGCGCAGGTTCGTCATTCAAGCGAAAGCGTGGCTCATGCTGCCGAAGAGATTGCCGCCGGAAATATGGATCTCTCAGCACGAACGGAGTCGCAGGCCGCTTCCCTTGGTGAAACGGCCGCCAGCATGGAACAGCTGACTTCCACGGTGAAACACACCTCAGAAAACACGCACCAGGCTAACCAGCTTGCCAGCAACATGCGCAACTCTGCGCAAGAGGGCAACACCATCGTTGAAGAAGCAGTGCTTTCAATGAAGGAAATCGAAAGCAGTTCCGGCAAAATCGACACCATTATCGGCCTGATTGAAGATATTGCTTTCCAGACTAATATCCTGGCGCTTAACGCGGCCGTTGAGGCAGCCCGCGCTGGAGAGCAGGGACGCGGTTTTGCCGTTGTCGCCAGCGAAGTCCGCAATCTGGCGCAGCGCTCGTCGGTTGCTGCGAAGGAGATTAAGGAGTTGATTGAGCAGTCCGGTAATCAGGTTCAGCTTGGCAGTGAAAGAGTGGAGCGCGCAGGCGAAAGCATGAAGCGCATTATCGCTTCCGTTAAACAGGTGTCTGAACTGATGTCGGAAATAGATCTCTCCACCAATGAGCAAAGTCGCGGTATTGAGCAGATCAATATTGCTGTCGCGCAAATGGATTCCGTTACCCAGCAGAACGCTGCACTTGTTGAGGAAGCCTCGGCTGCGGCACATTCGCTGAAAGAGCAGTCGCAACTCCTTAAACAGGCTGTGGCTGTCTTCAAACTTAACTGA
- a CDS encoding radical SAM/SPASM domain-containing protein → MNYFEQISFASDESIKNLLDSRRSATLTAEQKQIMFKRHVEIINLELSYNCNRKCDYCPVSFSNRQALQRYMDEAVLEKICAELASIRYENRISLNLYNEPLLDLDLERKITLIKEALPYSHIAFNSNGDFLDIERLSTLSDSGLNNICVTLHPSSNVTQTPAAIRRRVTKLLDKLECSDKYPDFSIDDVVNSTSILFRHRGVQIKIQWPDWRKYGTNRAGVLADHAASATIRTSPCVKPFREFTIFYDGTVQPCCESFLDDKTNLAPAGNVATSSIFDIYASKTLSGFRRGLFDFGLKQGICASCAVADYTPQQDDAERKRILQSL, encoded by the coding sequence ATGAATTATTTTGAGCAGATCAGCTTTGCGTCAGATGAGAGCATCAAGAACCTGCTGGACAGCCGACGCAGCGCGACGCTGACCGCGGAGCAAAAACAGATCATGTTTAAGCGTCACGTGGAAATCATTAACCTGGAGCTGTCGTATAACTGCAACCGTAAGTGCGATTACTGCCCGGTGAGTTTCTCTAACCGCCAGGCGCTTCAGCGTTATATGGATGAAGCCGTGCTGGAGAAGATCTGCGCTGAACTGGCATCGATCCGCTACGAAAATCGCATCTCGCTGAACCTTTATAACGAACCGCTGCTGGATTTAGATCTGGAGCGCAAAATCACCCTCATCAAAGAGGCGCTGCCCTATAGCCATATCGCCTTTAACAGCAACGGCGATTTTCTCGATATCGAGCGTCTGAGTACGCTCTCTGACAGCGGGTTAAATAATATCTGCGTCACGCTGCATCCCTCTTCTAATGTGACACAAACCCCTGCAGCGATCCGCCGCCGGGTAACCAAGCTGCTGGATAAGCTGGAGTGCAGCGATAAGTACCCGGATTTCAGCATCGACGATGTGGTCAACTCGACGTCGATTTTATTCCGCCATCGCGGCGTGCAAATCAAGATCCAGTGGCCGGACTGGCGCAAATATGGCACCAACCGCGCGGGCGTGCTAGCCGATCATGCCGCGTCGGCAACCATTCGCACCAGCCCCTGCGTCAAACCGTTTCGCGAATTCACCATCTTTTACGATGGTACAGTGCAGCCGTGCTGTGAGAGCTTTTTAGATGACAAGACCAACCTCGCACCGGCGGGCAACGTGGCGACATCATCCATTTTTGATATTTACGCGTCAAAAACCCTCAGCGGTTTTCGCCGCGGGCTGTTTGATTTCGGGCTGAAGCAAGGCATTTGCGCCTCCTGCGCGGTTGCGGATTACACGCCCCAGCAAGACGACGCCGAGCGTAAACGTATTTTGCAGTCATTGTGA
- a CDS encoding polymorphic toxin type 44 domain-containing protein, translated as MREARSHGYGRNAALPQTYLWFYQKVRGHGPWDYKQFNPYWATFGNFNFGAAGTAAGIPANILLMGAGWAQSRAGTSKPDWGSWSDDAPYGDDPDDQRAIREGIEYARQNGY; from the coding sequence ATGAGAGAAGCACGCAGTCACGGCTACGGACGTAATGCCGCCCTGCCGCAAACTTATTTATGGTTTTACCAGAAGGTGCGCGGCCACGGCCCCTGGGATTACAAGCAATTTAACCCCTATTGGGCGACATTCGGTAACTTCAACTTCGGCGCGGCAGGCACCGCAGCCGGTATACCGGCCAACATCCTGCTGATGGGTGCAGGCTGGGCGCAGTCACGCGCGGGAACGTCTAAACCGGACTGGGGAAGCTGGTCAGACGATGCTCCATACGGCGATGACCCTGACGACCAGCGAGCGATCCGCGAGGGCATCGAATATGCGCGCCAGAACGGTTATTAA
- the yegS gene encoding lipid kinase YegS, which translates to MGKIPGSLLILNGKSAGDETLRAAIALLRDEGMDIQVRVTWEKGDAGRYVKEAQQLGVDTVIAGGGDGTINEVATALVNCTGDNIPALGILPLGTANDFATSAGIPDTLEKALQLAIVGKAVAVDIARVNDKTCFINMATGGFGTRITTETPEKLKAALGGVSYLIHGLLRLDKLKADRCEIRGEDFQWQGDALVMGIGNGRQAGGGQQLCPQALINDGLLHLRIFTGEELLPALLTTLTQPDDNPHIIDGKSAWFEVSAPHEITFNLDGEPLSGEHFRIEVLPNALQCRLPPDCPLLR; encoded by the coding sequence ATGGGCAAAATTCCTGGAAGCTTATTGATCCTCAACGGTAAAAGCGCCGGAGACGAAACGCTGCGCGCCGCCATAGCGCTGCTGCGTGACGAAGGCATGGATATTCAGGTGCGCGTCACCTGGGAAAAGGGCGATGCCGGGCGCTACGTTAAGGAAGCACAGCAGCTTGGCGTGGATACGGTGATCGCAGGCGGCGGCGACGGCACCATCAATGAAGTGGCGACAGCGCTGGTGAACTGTACGGGCGATAACATTCCGGCGCTCGGTATTTTGCCGCTCGGCACCGCCAATGATTTCGCCACCAGCGCGGGCATCCCCGATACGCTGGAGAAAGCGTTACAGCTGGCTATCGTGGGTAAAGCAGTGGCTGTCGATATCGCCCGCGTCAACGATAAAACCTGTTTTATTAATATGGCAACCGGTGGTTTTGGTACCCGCATCACCACGGAAACGCCGGAAAAACTAAAGGCCGCGCTGGGCGGGGTTTCTTATCTGATTCACGGGCTACTGCGGCTGGATAAGCTAAAGGCCGACCGCTGCGAAATTCGCGGTGAGGATTTCCAGTGGCAGGGCGATGCGCTGGTGATGGGCATTGGTAACGGTCGCCAGGCAGGCGGCGGCCAGCAGCTTTGCCCGCAGGCGCTGATTAACGATGGCTTACTGCATCTGCGTATTTTTACCGGCGAGGAGCTGTTACCGGCGCTGTTAACCACCCTGACGCAGCCGGACGATAACCCGCATATTATTGACGGTAAATCGGCGTGGTTCGAAGTCAGCGCCCCGCATGAAATTACCTTTAACCTCGACGGCGAACCGCTAAGCGGCGAGCATTTCCGCATTGAAGTGTTGCCCAATGCGTTGCAATGCCGGTTACCGCCGGATTGCCCGTTATTGCGCTGA
- a CDS encoding maltoporin: MNTTLRTLTLALAAALTSPSLLAATSVPIDFHGYLRGGVGVSGDGGQVEWQKNKLGRLGNESDTYGELELGSEVYKKDEVSFYLDSMVSMVSDGSNDNETTIGDDAQFGLRQLNLQIKGLIPNDPNAVIWGGKRYYQRHDLHIIDTKYWNISGSGAGIENYTFGPGAVSVAWIRGDANDVDYRVDNDNDVNINYIDVRYAGWKPWSGAWTEFGIDYAMPNPTKKQKEYGGLYEADDGVMVTGEISQDMFGGYNKLVLQYANKGLAQNMVSQGGGWYDMWHYVNDANGYRVINTGLIPLTEKFSLNHVLTYGSANDITEYTDKTRLVSLVGRAQYQLTNYVRLIGEVGGFYQKDDYKNGTHYKQSGEKYTFAVGLADGPEFMSRPELRVFASYLNDSEDGKSFEDGTKNNTWNFGVQVEAWW, from the coding sequence ATGAACACTACGCTACGCACTCTCACTCTTGCGTTAGCCGCGGCGCTGACTTCACCTTCACTGCTGGCTGCGACATCTGTACCGATCGACTTTCACGGCTACCTGCGCGGCGGCGTAGGCGTCTCCGGCGATGGCGGGCAGGTTGAGTGGCAAAAGAACAAGCTGGGACGCCTGGGTAACGAATCCGATACCTACGGCGAGCTGGAACTGGGCTCGGAAGTGTATAAAAAAGACGAGGTGAGTTTTTACCTCGACAGCATGGTGAGCATGGTTTCCGACGGCTCTAACGACAACGAAACCACCATCGGCGACGACGCGCAGTTCGGCCTGCGCCAGTTGAATCTGCAAATCAAAGGGCTTATTCCCAACGATCCCAACGCCGTAATCTGGGGCGGTAAACGCTATTACCAGCGCCACGATCTGCACATCATCGATACCAAATACTGGAACATCTCCGGTTCTGGCGCCGGGATTGAAAACTACACCTTCGGCCCAGGCGCGGTCTCGGTGGCCTGGATCCGTGGCGACGCCAACGATGTTGATTACCGCGTCGATAACGATAACGACGTCAACATCAACTATATCGACGTTCGCTATGCGGGCTGGAAGCCGTGGTCAGGTGCGTGGACAGAGTTCGGCATCGACTATGCGATGCCAAATCCGACCAAAAAACAGAAAGAGTACGGTGGATTATACGAAGCGGATGATGGCGTGATGGTGACCGGCGAAATCAGCCAGGATATGTTTGGCGGCTACAACAAACTGGTGCTGCAATACGCCAACAAAGGGCTGGCGCAGAACATGGTGTCGCAGGGCGGCGGCTGGTATGACATGTGGCACTATGTCAACGACGCCAACGGTTACCGCGTGATTAACACCGGCCTGATTCCGCTTACCGAGAAGTTCTCGCTGAACCATGTGTTGACCTACGGTTCTGCTAACGACATTACGGAATATACCGACAAAACCCGCCTGGTTTCACTGGTTGGCCGCGCACAGTATCAGCTCACCAATTACGTACGCCTGATTGGTGAAGTCGGTGGTTTCTACCAGAAAGATGACTATAAAAACGGCACCCACTACAAACAGAGCGGCGAAAAATACACCTTCGCTGTAGGTCTGGCGGATGGCCCGGAATTTATGTCACGGCCTGAATTACGCGTATTCGCTTCGTATTTAAATGATTCGGAAGATGGGAAATCATTTGAAGACGGCACCAAAAATAATACCTGGAACTTTGGCGTACAGGTGGAAGCCTGGTGGTAA
- a CDS encoding LacI family DNA-binding transcriptional regulator, with product MKSKSATLEDVARHAGVSYQTVSRVLNKSANVSETTRLKVEKSIELLRYVPNRLAQQLVGKPSQTIGLVTTSLALHAPSQVAAAVKRYANLDGYQVLISMIDENVNQDIQSAINELKSQLVDKVIINVPLETEEAQRIASDNDDVVCLFLDVDPYSSVFNVSFNPADGTRASVKHLYELGHREIALLAGPESSVSANLRLKSWIDTLSGYGLKPVTVFHGNWDAQSGYAGALQMLRETPNFTAVLVGNDQMALGVLSAFHQHQIAIPGEKSVVGYDGTYESSFFYPSLTTVSLDLDLQGKEAVRRLLDSGHSDAARSSSVLPAKLIVRHSTGALQEQGTNLQEISQQLQAIAHKLWK from the coding sequence ATGAAGTCTAAAAGTGCAACGCTGGAAGACGTAGCCCGCCATGCGGGTGTCTCCTACCAGACCGTGTCCAGGGTACTCAACAAATCTGCCAATGTATCCGAAACCACGCGTTTAAAAGTGGAGAAATCCATAGAGTTATTGCGTTACGTACCGAACCGGCTGGCGCAGCAATTAGTGGGAAAGCCGAGCCAGACCATCGGCCTGGTGACCACTTCGCTGGCGCTGCATGCCCCTTCGCAGGTGGCGGCGGCGGTGAAACGCTACGCCAACCTTGATGGCTACCAGGTCTTGATTTCGATGATCGATGAGAACGTCAATCAAGATATCCAGTCCGCCATCAATGAACTGAAGTCGCAACTGGTCGATAAAGTGATCATCAACGTGCCGCTGGAAACCGAAGAGGCCCAGCGTATCGCCTCTGACAACGATGACGTTGTCTGCTTGTTTCTCGATGTCGATCCTTACAGTTCCGTGTTTAACGTTTCGTTTAACCCGGCGGACGGCACCCGCGCCAGCGTTAAGCATCTGTATGAGCTGGGCCACCGTGAGATTGCGCTACTGGCCGGGCCGGAATCGTCAGTGTCGGCGAATCTGCGGCTGAAAAGCTGGATCGATACGCTCAGCGGCTATGGGCTGAAACCAGTAACGGTATTTCATGGTAACTGGGATGCGCAGAGTGGTTACGCAGGCGCGTTACAGATGCTGCGTGAAACACCGAATTTCACCGCCGTGCTGGTCGGTAACGATCAGATGGCGCTGGGCGTATTGAGCGCCTTCCATCAGCATCAGATTGCCATTCCCGGCGAGAAATCGGTGGTGGGTTACGACGGCACTTATGAAAGTTCGTTCTTCTATCCGTCGCTGACCACCGTTTCACTGGATCTCGATTTGCAGGGTAAAGAAGCGGTGCGCCGTCTGCTTGACAGCGGTCACAGCGATGCGGCGCGCAGCTCGTCGGTGCTGCCTGCAAAACTTATCGTGCGCCATTCAACCGGCGCGTTGCAGGAGCAGGGGACCAATTTGCAGGAGATCTCCCAGCAGTTGCAGGCTATTGCGCATAAGTTGTGGAAGTAA